One genomic window of Streptomyces sp. NBC_01276 includes the following:
- a CDS encoding class I SAM-dependent methyltransferase gives MGRQVEEQITHRFPVGQRLRVLDVGMGQGTQALRLARAGHKVTGLEQDPDMLAVAHAALAAEPAGIRDRVQLLEGDGRETGAHFVPGSFDVVLCHGVLMYVPEADAMLAGLARMLAPGGLLSLLVRNGDALALRPGLAGDWSGALAAFDTVDYTNRLGLDVRADRLADLTATLSGIGAPLSTWYGVRVFTDGTEAGAELPPDEELEELLAAEERAGRTDPYRSVAALLHLCGVRG, from the coding sequence GTGGGCCGGCAGGTCGAGGAACAGATCACGCACCGCTTCCCGGTCGGGCAGCGGCTGCGCGTCCTCGACGTCGGCATGGGCCAGGGCACACAGGCCCTGCGCCTCGCCCGCGCCGGCCACAAGGTCACCGGCCTGGAGCAGGACCCCGACATGCTGGCGGTCGCGCACGCGGCGCTGGCCGCCGAGCCGGCCGGGATCCGTGACCGCGTCCAGCTGTTAGAGGGCGACGGCCGCGAGACGGGCGCCCACTTCGTGCCGGGCAGCTTCGACGTGGTGCTGTGCCACGGGGTGCTGATGTACGTCCCCGAGGCCGACGCGATGCTCGCCGGGCTGGCCCGCATGCTGGCTCCGGGCGGCCTGCTGTCCCTGCTGGTGCGCAACGGTGACGCCCTCGCGCTGCGGCCGGGGCTGGCCGGGGACTGGTCCGGGGCGCTCGCGGCCTTCGACACCGTCGACTACACGAACCGGCTCGGTCTGGACGTGCGCGCCGACCGGCTGGCCGATCTGACGGCCACCCTGTCCGGCATCGGCGCGCCGCTCTCCACCTGGTACGGCGTACGGGTCTTCACCGACGGCACCGAGGCCGGCGCGGAACTCCCGCCGGACGAGGAACTCGAAGAGCTGCTCGCCGCCGAGGAACGTGCCGGACGGACCGACCCCTACCGGTCGGTGGCGGCGCTCCTGCACCTGTGCGGGGTCCGGGGCTAG
- a CDS encoding DUF3043 domain-containing protein, producing MGFVFGSRSSKEEKAAAADKASADLSQPRDPQAPKGRPTPKRAVAQSQRKAVVASTGNRKEDAKRARERRREEMAKQREALANGDERYLPARDKGPVRRFVRDFVDSRFSVAEMFLPLAVIILVMSMIRVNQIQNISLMLWLGVIVLIILDSIGLAFRLRKALNERFANEPRRGAIAYGLMRTLQMRRLRLPKPQVKRGERP from the coding sequence TTGGGTTTTGTGTTTGGTAGCCGCTCCTCCAAGGAAGAGAAGGCCGCCGCCGCCGACAAGGCGAGCGCCGACCTCTCGCAGCCCCGTGACCCGCAGGCCCCGAAGGGCCGCCCGACGCCGAAGCGTGCTGTGGCCCAGTCGCAGCGCAAGGCCGTCGTGGCCTCGACCGGCAACCGCAAGGAGGACGCCAAGCGAGCCCGTGAACGCCGCCGGGAAGAGATGGCCAAGCAGCGCGAGGCGCTGGCCAACGGCGACGAGCGGTACCTGCCCGCCCGTGACAAGGGTCCCGTCCGCCGCTTCGTCCGCGACTTCGTGGACTCCCGCTTCTCGGTCGCCGAGATGTTCCTGCCGCTGGCAGTGATCATCCTGGTGATGAGCATGATCCGGGTGAACCAGATCCAGAACATCTCGCTGATGCTGTGGCTCGGCGTGATCGTCCTGATCATCCTCGACTCCATCGGCCTCGCGTTCCGCCTCCGCAAGGCGCTGAACGAGCGCTTCGCGAACGAGCCGCGCCGCGGCGCGATCGCGTACGGCCTGATGCGCACCCTCCAGATGCGCCGGCTGCGCCTGCCCAAGCCGCAGGTCAAGCGCGGGGAACGGCCCTGA
- a CDS encoding PspA/IM30 family protein: MSGVMKRMGMIFRAKANKALDRAEDPRETLDYSYQKQLELLQKVRRGVADVATSRKRLELQLNQLQGQSAKLEDQGRKALALGREDLAREALSRRASLQQQVSDLEVQHQTLQGEEEKLTLAAQRLQAKVDAFRTKKETIKATYTAAQAQTRIAESFSGISEEMSDVGLAIQRAEDKTAQLQARAGAIDELLASGALDDQSGLGSKDDIQAELDRLSGGTDVELELQRMKAELTGGPSAQQQAIEGGAPGTGQPSQTQHRFDKQ; encoded by the coding sequence ATGAGCGGTGTCATGAAGCGTATGGGGATGATCTTCCGCGCGAAGGCGAACAAGGCCCTTGACCGGGCCGAGGACCCGCGCGAGACCCTCGACTACTCGTACCAGAAGCAGCTGGAGCTGCTGCAGAAGGTGCGCCGCGGGGTCGCCGACGTGGCGACCTCCCGCAAGCGCCTGGAGCTGCAGCTCAACCAGCTCCAGGGCCAGTCCGCCAAGCTGGAGGACCAGGGCCGCAAGGCCCTCGCCCTGGGCCGCGAGGACCTGGCGCGCGAGGCCCTGTCCCGCCGCGCCTCGCTCCAGCAGCAGGTCAGCGACCTGGAGGTGCAGCACCAGACCCTGCAGGGCGAGGAGGAGAAGCTGACGCTCGCCGCGCAGCGCCTGCAGGCCAAGGTGGACGCCTTCCGGACGAAGAAGGAGACCATCAAGGCCACCTACACGGCCGCGCAGGCGCAGACCCGCATCGCGGAGTCCTTCTCCGGCATCTCGGAGGAGATGAGCGACGTCGGCCTGGCCATCCAGCGGGCCGAGGACAAGACCGCCCAGCTCCAGGCCCGCGCCGGTGCGATCGACGAGCTGCTGGCCTCCGGCGCCCTCGACGACCAGAGCGGTCTCGGTTCCAAGGACGACATCCAGGCCGAGCTGGACCGCCTCTCCGGCGGCACGGACGTGGAGCTGGAGCTCCAGCGGATGAAGGCCGAGCTGACGGGCGGCCCGTCGGCGCAGCAGCAGGCCATCGAGGGCGGCGCCCCCGGCACGGGCCAGCCGTCGCAGACCCAGCACCGGTTCGACAAGCAGTAG
- the cobS gene encoding adenosylcobinamide-GDP ribazoletransferase, which yields MTDSFDDPPPAPPSERASFPDGLRFAFGTLTVLPARITRWDRPAARTGMECAPLAGLVVGLLAAVPGSLLLLLGGGPLLAAAVTVAVPAALTRGLHLDGLADTADGLGSAKPAEDALRIMKQSDIGPFGVISLLIVFLVQVAALADLYADGWAHGAPAAVLAAVTARLAMTLASRAGVPAARPEGLGAAVAGVVPQGAAAAVAALVTAAAALAALPQGLPAAVQYAAAVAAGLLAADLLLRRCVRRFGGVTGDVFGALCEVAATTALVTLSLG from the coding sequence ATGACAGATTCGTTCGATGATCCACCACCGGCGCCGCCCTCCGAGCGCGCCTCCTTCCCGGACGGGCTCCGCTTCGCGTTCGGCACGCTGACCGTGCTGCCCGCGCGGATCACCCGCTGGGACCGGCCCGCCGCCCGCACCGGCATGGAGTGCGCGCCGCTGGCCGGCCTCGTCGTAGGCCTGCTCGCCGCCGTGCCCGGCAGCCTGCTGCTCCTCCTCGGGGGCGGCCCGCTGCTCGCCGCGGCCGTCACCGTAGCCGTCCCGGCCGCCCTGACCCGCGGGCTGCACCTCGACGGCCTCGCCGACACGGCGGACGGCCTGGGCAGCGCCAAGCCCGCCGAGGACGCCCTGCGGATCATGAAGCAGTCCGACATCGGCCCCTTCGGCGTCATCTCCCTGCTCATCGTGTTCCTGGTGCAGGTCGCCGCGCTGGCCGACCTCTACGCCGACGGCTGGGCCCACGGCGCACCCGCCGCCGTGCTCGCCGCCGTCACCGCCCGGCTCGCCATGACCCTGGCCTCCCGCGCAGGCGTCCCCGCCGCCCGGCCCGAGGGCCTGGGCGCGGCCGTCGCCGGCGTGGTCCCGCAGGGCGCCGCCGCCGCGGTCGCCGCCCTCGTCACGGCCGCCGCCGCGCTGGCCGCGCTCCCGCAGGGGCTGCCCGCCGCCGTCCAGTACGCCGCGGCCGTCGCAGCGGGCCTGCTCGCCGCCGACCTCCTGCTGCGCCGCTGCGTCCGCCGCTTCGGCGGGGTCACCGGGGACGTCTTCGGCGCCCTGTGCGAAGTGGCGGCGACCACCGCCCTGGTGACCCTCTCCCTCGGCTGA
- a CDS encoding response regulator — protein MAETGTQTQSATTPIRVLLADDQALLRSAFKVLVDSEADMEVVGEAADGAQAYALARERRADVVLMDIRMPGTDGLAATRLISADPELSGVRVVMLTTFEVDEYVVQALRAGASGFLGKGAEPDELLNAIRVAAAGEALLSPAATKGLIASFLAQGGHAEVPATGSVHAERLAALTVREREVLVLVAAGLSNDGIAGRLEVSPLTVKTHVNRAMAKLGARDRAQLVVIAYESGLVRPRSD, from the coding sequence ATGGCCGAGACGGGGACCCAGACGCAGAGCGCCACCACGCCCATCAGGGTGCTGCTCGCCGACGACCAAGCGCTGCTGCGCAGCGCGTTCAAGGTGCTGGTCGACTCCGAAGCCGACATGGAGGTCGTCGGTGAGGCCGCCGACGGGGCACAGGCCTACGCCCTCGCGCGCGAGCGGCGGGCCGACGTCGTCCTCATGGACATCCGGATGCCCGGCACCGACGGACTCGCCGCCACCCGCCTGATCAGCGCCGACCCGGAGCTCTCCGGGGTCCGCGTCGTCATGCTGACCACCTTCGAGGTGGACGAGTACGTGGTCCAGGCGCTGCGTGCCGGGGCCTCCGGCTTCCTCGGCAAGGGCGCCGAACCCGACGAGCTGCTGAACGCCATCCGCGTCGCGGCGGCCGGCGAGGCACTGCTCTCGCCGGCGGCGACCAAGGGCCTCATCGCCAGCTTCCTCGCCCAGGGCGGCCACGCCGAGGTCCCCGCCACCGGCTCCGTCCACGCCGAACGGCTCGCCGCGCTGACCGTCCGCGAGCGCGAGGTCCTCGTCCTCGTCGCGGCCGGCCTCTCCAACGACGGCATCGCCGGGCGGCTGGAGGTCAGCCCGCTCACGGTCAAGACCCACGTCAACCGGGCCATGGCGAAGCTCGGCGCCCGCGACAGGGCGCAATTGGTGGTCATCGCGTACGAATCGGGCCTGGTCCGCCCGCGCTCCGACTGA